The proteins below come from a single Rhizobium sp. BT04 genomic window:
- a CDS encoding ABC transporter ATP-binding protein: MSATLEIDDLSVVYDEFHALKDVSITVEGGESFGLVGESGSGKSTLLRAVAGLAPISGGAISIDGEALTGSKRSKTFYRRVQMVFQDPYGSLHPRQTIDRLLLEPLAIHGIGESERRIARALDEVGLGNGFRFRYPHQLSGGQRQRVAIARALIVEPSILLLDEPTSALDASVQAEVLNLLEQIRRDRKLTFVMVSHDLGVVTHMCERLGVMRNGAVVERLSSQDLARGAVQEDYTKNLMIASKGFVKA; the protein is encoded by the coding sequence ATGAGCGCAACTCTCGAGATCGACGATCTCAGCGTCGTTTACGACGAATTTCATGCGCTGAAGGATGTCAGCATCACCGTCGAAGGCGGTGAATCCTTCGGTCTCGTCGGGGAATCCGGCTCGGGAAAGTCGACCCTGCTGCGGGCCGTGGCCGGGCTTGCGCCGATCAGCGGCGGCGCAATCTCCATCGACGGCGAAGCGCTGACGGGTTCGAAACGCAGCAAAACCTTCTATCGGCGCGTGCAGATGGTGTTTCAGGACCCTTATGGTTCGCTGCATCCGCGCCAGACGATCGACCGGCTCCTGCTGGAACCGCTTGCCATCCACGGCATCGGCGAGAGCGAGAGGCGCATCGCCCGGGCACTCGACGAGGTCGGCCTCGGCAATGGGTTCCGTTTCCGCTACCCGCACCAGCTTTCGGGCGGCCAGCGGCAGCGCGTGGCGATCGCCCGGGCGCTGATCGTCGAACCGTCTATCCTGCTGCTCGACGAGCCGACATCGGCGCTCGATGCCTCGGTGCAGGCCGAGGTGCTGAACCTCTTGGAACAGATCCGGCGCGACCGCAAGCTCACCTTCGTGATGGTGAGCCATGATCTCGGCGTCGTCACCCATATGTGCGAAAGGCTCGGCGTCATGCGCAACGGCGCCGTCGTCGAGCGATTGAGCTCGCAAGACCTGGCCAGGGGCGCGGTACAGGAGGACTACACGAAAAATTTGATGATCGCGAGCAAGGGTTTCGTCAAAGCGTGA
- a CDS encoding glucoamylase family protein: MSIANLSPSLPRESETKQIDHNDSIRSTYLAIEDIKAMGDAVARSGVDKLPAFAPFDFFARHKENEKEILRVYRTTATDVEAGETITPAAEWLLDNHYIVEEAIQEVRRDFPRRFYRELPTMVVGGVEVPRTLVLAWLYVAHTHSTISQESLTALVDGFQASETLRIGELWALPSLVRYVLVENLRRISSRVEASRRMRRRANEAADELVRLTDPAGAASYLKTLEPLAEDNTFSTQFLYRLRDGSQTSSLAITWLDERLEELGRNTEEATTAEHSRLSSGNVTMGNIIRSLREIDDAEWSVWVEQVSHVDKLLWEHSDYGILDSGSRNKYRKQIEKLAKRSPLTEMEIAQLALDMTDAAKASDEPQPHEPNVGGFLSGAQRPKLEARANYRPTFIQHFVRAVRQFNWLAIAVPVMLLTVIAMAIVGRFMANAGMGPIEIALLLIMFSLPASEGATGLFNTVLSFFVTPARLVGYEFKEGIPEDARTLLVVPCLISNRDSVDDHVRNLEVHYLANPRGELYFALLSDWPDSDTEETPADLEVLDYARREIANLSARYAYDGKTRFYLLHRRRLYNPSEGVWMGWERKRGKLHELNMLLRGDRDTTYLPGANTVPANVQYVMTLDADTRLMRDAVTKLVGKLYHPINRPVINPKTGRVESGYGVLQPRVTPSLTTGKDASVFQRVFSINRGLDPYVFTVSDVYQDLAGEGTFTGKGLYHVDAFEASLKGRIDENSVLSHDLLEGSMARCALVTDLELVEDFPIRYEVETSRQHRWARGDWQLLPYMFNPKYGVTALGRWKMFDNLRRSLTPIAWFFASVLGWYFMSPLGALIWQILLIFCLFVAPTLSLINGIIPRTSDIIARAHLYTVWSDITAANAQVALRIVFIADSAAMMADAIGRSLYRLFVSRKLMLQWRTAASVQAGGQGTLISYYKAMWHAPALALLALGFAALPGDNAFVVGIPFALLWILSPVVAWYVSQSAETEDRLEVADSVSSELRKIARRTWRYFETFTTAEQNYLPPDNIQETPHVIVAARTSPTNIGVYLLSVVSGRQFGWFSFEETLERLEQTIATIDRMEKFRGHLFNWYHTDTLQTLGPRYVSAVDSGNLAGHLIAISSACRNWAEAPSAHMQGNLDGVGDTAGILGEVLADLPDDRKTVRPLRRRLEERIVGFQNALAAVKREHEFASIRIINLAVLARDIEKLAANLDHEVKSKQSEEVTQWAASLVKVCEAHISDSTFDLSKVDALRPRLIALRDKARDLAFSMDFGFLFRPERRLLSIGYRVESGELDQACYDLLASECRLTSLFGIAKGDLPTEHWYRLGRQVVPVGSRGALVSWSGSMFEYLMPPLVMQERGGGILNQTNNLVVVEQMNYARKLGIPWGISEAAFNARDHNLNYQYTNFGVPTLGLKRGLGHNAVIAPYASLLASQYDPPGALENLQRLRKVGALGKFGFHDAVDFTPTRVPEGKKCAVVYNYYAHHHGMSIAAVANVAFNGHLRELFHSDPVIEAAELLLQEKAPRDIPVMSGKHESDTPASIQDDLLRPEIRKISDPASRDRELVFLSNGHYSLMLTATGAGYSRWNGLSVSRWKADPTEDRWGSFIFLRDTATNEWWSTTSEPKGVEGEKIKVEFADEKAQFTKTVGDLTSEVECIIATEHDAEARRVTLLNMGGEDRFIEVTSYLEPVITSDDTDNAHPAFARMFVKTEIGKRGDVIRAERNKRDPNEPNISIAHLIVDNAGDTRHTEFETDRRKFIGRGRSLADAAAFDPGATLSGSDGFMLDPVMSLRRTVRVPAGKKVSVIFWTIAAPSRDEVDKAVNRYRHPDAFNHELVQAWTRTQVQMRHVGVTSQQAAAFQHLGRYLVYPDMQLRKDEATVEAGLQSQSALWPLAISGDFPIFTLRINDDMDLEIAREALLAQEYLRSRGVTADLVIMNERASSYAQDMQHALDAMCENVRRMGQADGLRQHIFAVRKDLMEESTYHALIAASRVTLHTKNGKVVDQINRAVALFAPSKEELQEMERAERNKPPVKRVAPVPPPVVPAVVIEEEGDLDFWNGIGGFARDGREYVVRLPGGHATPQPWINVISNDSFGFHVSAEGSGFTWSANSRDYQLSSWSNDAVINRSGEAFYLVDLDSGAVMTPFAALSRRPDIRFEARHGLGYSVFSSVQHDIALELTQTVDRERPVKLQRLRLRNTGSTSRKLRLYGYVEWILGSNPGRTAPFILSKHDEETGALFATNPYSIDFSNRTAFFAASETLSSFSASRREFVGKAGTIQAPQAVTSAASLSATTDLDGDPAAALAIDVELGAGEERDFTFFLGDTPTEEEARGVIADIRKASFDDAVEANRAFWRDFTGRLQISTPDRGMNNLVNTWLPYQSLGCRIMARTAFYQASGAFGFRDQLQDTLAFVLHEPSLARRQILNAASRQFREGDVQHWWLPGTGAGVRTLISDDVVWLSYAIHHYCTVTGDKSVLDEEIAFLEGPALLEGQHDSFYKPEISEDKASVYEHAALALDLAIARKGTNGLPLFLGGDWNDGMNRVGIGGRGTSVWLGWFLAGALRSFIPYAEERGDTARAERWSAHLTELKKALETAAWDGGYYRRGTFDDGALLGSRESPECRIDSIAQSWSVLSGEGDPARAVTAMEAVLDQLVDEDARIIRLFTPPFVNSARDPGYIKAYPPGVRENGGQYTHASTWVVMALAELKRGDDAFRCFQILNPITHALDKASAEQYRVEPYVVAADVYGHEPYTARGGWTWYTGSAGWLYRAAVEGILGIRLKGGRLYVRPSLPSEWDGFAAEVEQGGGKYRISVSKASNDSGYTLSINGCEVTDPEEGYPLG; this comes from the coding sequence ATGTCTATTGCCAATCTTTCTCCGAGCCTTCCGCGCGAATCCGAGACGAAGCAGATCGATCACAACGATTCGATCCGCTCGACCTATCTTGCCATCGAGGACATCAAGGCGATGGGCGATGCGGTCGCCCGCAGCGGCGTCGACAAGCTGCCGGCTTTCGCCCCCTTCGATTTCTTCGCGCGCCACAAGGAAAACGAGAAGGAAATCCTGCGCGTCTACCGGACGACGGCGACCGACGTCGAAGCCGGCGAGACGATCACGCCGGCGGCGGAATGGCTGCTGGACAATCATTATATCGTCGAAGAGGCGATCCAGGAGGTGCGGCGCGACTTTCCCCGCCGCTTCTATCGCGAATTGCCGACCATGGTCGTCGGCGGCGTCGAGGTACCGCGCACCCTCGTGCTTGCCTGGCTCTACGTCGCCCATACCCACAGCACGATCTCGCAGGAAAGCCTGACGGCGCTGGTCGACGGTTTTCAGGCCAGCGAGACGCTGAGGATCGGCGAACTCTGGGCGTTGCCTTCGCTTGTGCGCTACGTGCTCGTGGAAAACCTTCGCCGCATTTCCAGCCGCGTCGAAGCCAGCCGCCGCATGCGCCGCCGCGCCAACGAGGCGGCCGACGAATTGGTGCGCCTGACCGATCCGGCCGGTGCGGCCAGCTATCTGAAGACACTGGAACCGCTTGCCGAGGACAATACCTTCTCGACACAGTTTCTCTATCGCCTGCGCGACGGCTCGCAGACATCGAGCCTGGCGATCACCTGGCTCGACGAGCGGCTGGAAGAACTCGGCCGCAACACCGAAGAAGCGACGACCGCAGAACACAGCCGCCTGTCTTCCGGCAACGTGACGATGGGCAACATCATCCGCAGCCTTCGCGAGATCGACGATGCCGAATGGTCGGTCTGGGTCGAGCAGGTCAGCCATGTCGACAAGCTGCTCTGGGAGCATTCGGACTACGGCATCCTCGATTCCGGCTCGCGCAACAAATATCGCAAACAGATCGAAAAGCTGGCCAAGCGCTCGCCGCTGACGGAAATGGAAATCGCCCAGCTGGCGCTCGACATGACGGATGCCGCCAAGGCCTCCGACGAGCCGCAGCCGCATGAACCGAATGTCGGCGGTTTCCTGTCCGGCGCGCAGCGGCCGAAGCTCGAGGCGCGGGCGAATTATCGCCCGACCTTCATCCAGCATTTCGTGCGCGCCGTGCGCCAGTTCAACTGGCTGGCAATTGCCGTGCCCGTCATGCTGCTGACGGTCATCGCCATGGCGATCGTCGGCCGGTTCATGGCGAATGCCGGCATGGGGCCGATCGAAATCGCCCTGCTGCTGATCATGTTCTCACTGCCGGCATCGGAGGGAGCCACAGGTCTCTTCAACACCGTGCTTTCCTTCTTCGTGACGCCGGCGCGCCTGGTCGGCTACGAGTTCAAGGAAGGCATTCCGGAGGATGCGCGCACGCTGCTCGTCGTGCCCTGCCTGATCTCGAACCGCGACAGCGTCGACGACCACGTGCGCAATCTCGAGGTTCATTATCTCGCCAATCCGCGCGGCGAACTCTATTTCGCGCTGCTCAGCGATTGGCCGGACAGCGACACCGAGGAAACGCCCGCCGATCTCGAGGTTCTCGATTATGCCCGGCGCGAGATCGCCAATCTTTCAGCCCGCTATGCCTATGACGGCAAGACGCGTTTCTATCTGCTGCATCGCCGTCGCCTCTATAACCCTTCCGAAGGTGTGTGGATGGGCTGGGAGCGCAAGCGCGGCAAGCTGCACGAGCTGAACATGCTGCTGCGCGGCGACCGCGACACGACCTATCTGCCGGGCGCCAACACCGTGCCGGCCAACGTGCAGTATGTCATGACGCTCGATGCCGATACGCGCCTGATGCGCGATGCCGTCACCAAGCTCGTCGGCAAGCTCTATCATCCGATCAATCGCCCGGTCATCAATCCGAAAACCGGCCGTGTCGAAAGCGGCTACGGCGTGCTGCAGCCGCGCGTCACCCCGTCGCTGACAACAGGCAAGGACGCGTCGGTCTTCCAGCGCGTCTTTTCGATCAACCGCGGCCTCGACCCTTACGTCTTCACCGTTTCCGACGTCTATCAGGATCTCGCCGGCGAAGGCACCTTCACCGGCAAGGGCCTTTATCATGTCGATGCCTTCGAAGCGTCGCTGAAGGGCCGGATCGACGAGAACTCCGTGCTCAGCCACGACCTTCTCGAAGGCTCGATGGCGCGTTGCGCGCTCGTCACCGATCTCGAGCTGGTCGAGGATTTCCCGATCCGCTACGAAGTCGAGACCTCGCGTCAGCATCGCTGGGCGCGCGGCGACTGGCAGCTGCTGCCCTATATGTTCAATCCGAAATACGGCGTCACGGCCCTCGGCCGCTGGAAGATGTTCGACAATCTGCGCCGCTCGCTGACGCCGATCGCATGGTTCTTCGCCTCCGTGCTCGGCTGGTATTTCATGAGTCCGCTCGGCGCGCTCATCTGGCAGATTCTCTTGATTTTCTGCCTCTTCGTCGCGCCGACGCTGTCGCTGATCAACGGCATCATTCCGCGCACCAGCGATATCATCGCCCGCGCCCATCTCTATACGGTCTGGTCCGATATCACCGCCGCCAATGCGCAGGTCGCGTTGCGGATCGTCTTCATCGCCGATTCGGCCGCCATGATGGCGGATGCGATCGGCCGTTCGCTCTACCGCCTGTTCGTCAGCCGCAAGCTGATGCTGCAGTGGCGGACCGCCGCCAGCGTCCAGGCCGGCGGCCAGGGGACGCTGATCTCGTATTACAAGGCGATGTGGCATGCGCCCGCGCTGGCGCTGCTGGCGCTCGGTTTTGCAGCCCTCCCCGGCGACAACGCCTTCGTCGTCGGCATTCCCTTCGCGCTTTTGTGGATCCTGTCGCCCGTCGTCGCCTGGTATGTCAGCCAGTCGGCAGAGACCGAGGACCGGCTCGAGGTCGCCGATTCCGTGTCCAGCGAACTGCGCAAGATCGCCCGGCGCACCTGGCGTTATTTCGAGACCTTCACCACGGCCGAGCAGAATTATCTGCCGCCTGATAATATCCAGGAAACGCCGCATGTGATCGTCGCGGCGCGGACCTCGCCGACGAATATCGGCGTCTATCTGCTCTCCGTCGTTTCCGGCCGGCAATTCGGCTGGTTCTCCTTCGAGGAGACGCTGGAGCGGCTCGAGCAGACGATCGCGACGATCGACAGAATGGAGAAATTCCGCGGCCATCTGTTCAACTGGTATCACACCGATACGCTGCAGACGCTCGGGCCCCGTTATGTCTCGGCTGTCGACAGCGGCAATCTCGCCGGCCATCTGATCGCCATTTCGTCGGCCTGCCGCAACTGGGCAGAGGCGCCGTCCGCCCATATGCAGGGCAACCTCGACGGCGTCGGCGACACGGCCGGCATTCTCGGTGAAGTGCTGGCAGACCTGCCCGACGACCGCAAGACCGTGCGCCCGCTGCGCCGGCGGCTGGAGGAACGCATCGTCGGCTTCCAGAATGCGCTTGCCGCCGTCAAGCGCGAGCATGAATTCGCCTCGATCCGCATCATCAACCTTGCCGTTCTCGCGCGCGACATCGAGAAGCTCGCCGCCAATCTCGACCATGAGGTCAAGTCGAAGCAGAGCGAAGAGGTCACCCAATGGGCGGCATCCCTGGTGAAGGTCTGCGAGGCGCATATATCAGACAGCACCTTCGACCTTTCCAAGGTCGATGCGCTGCGGCCGCGCCTGATAGCGCTGCGCGACAAGGCCCGCGATCTCGCCTTCTCGATGGATTTCGGCTTCCTGTTCCGGCCGGAGCGGCGCCTGCTGTCGATCGGCTACCGCGTCGAAAGCGGTGAACTCGATCAGGCCTGCTACGACCTTCTCGCCTCGGAATGCCGCCTGACCAGCCTCTTCGGCATCGCCAAGGGCGATCTGCCGACGGAACACTGGTACCGCCTTGGCCGCCAGGTCGTGCCTGTGGGGTCACGCGGTGCGCTGGTCTCCTGGTCCGGCTCGATGTTCGAATATCTGATGCCGCCGCTCGTCATGCAGGAGCGCGGCGGGGGCATTCTCAACCAGACCAACAATCTGGTCGTGGTCGAGCAGATGAATTACGCCCGCAAGCTCGGCATTCCGTGGGGCATTTCGGAAGCGGCCTTCAATGCCCGCGACCATAACCTCAATTATCAGTATACGAATTTCGGCGTGCCGACGCTCGGCCTGAAGCGCGGCCTCGGCCACAATGCCGTCATCGCGCCTTATGCATCGCTGCTCGCCAGCCAGTACGACCCGCCGGGCGCGCTCGAAAACCTGCAGAGGCTGCGCAAGGTCGGCGCGCTCGGCAAGTTCGGCTTCCACGATGCCGTCGACTTCACGCCGACGCGTGTGCCGGAAGGCAAGAAATGCGCCGTGGTCTACAATTATTATGCCCACCATCACGGCATGTCGATCGCAGCGGTCGCCAACGTCGCCTTCAACGGCCATCTGCGCGAGCTCTTCCACTCCGATCCGGTCATCGAGGCGGCGGAGCTGCTGCTGCAGGAAAAGGCGCCGCGCGACATTCCGGTCATGAGCGGCAAGCATGAATCCGACACGCCCGCCAGCATCCAGGACGACCTCCTGCGGCCGGAGATCAGAAAGATCAGCGACCCGGCTTCGCGTGACCGCGAACTCGTGTTCCTGTCGAACGGTCATTATTCGCTGATGCTGACGGCGACAGGCGCCGGTTATTCCCGCTGGAACGGCCTTTCCGTTTCCCGCTGGAAAGCCGATCCGACCGAAGACCGCTGGGGCAGCTTCATCTTCCTGCGCGATACCGCCACCAATGAATGGTGGTCGACGACATCGGAGCCGAAGGGTGTCGAAGGCGAAAAGATCAAGGTCGAATTCGCCGACGAGAAGGCGCAGTTCACCAAGACGGTCGGTGACCTCACCAGCGAAGTGGAGTGCATCATTGCCACCGAGCATGATGCCGAGGCCCGCCGCGTCACTCTGCTCAACATGGGTGGAGAAGACCGTTTCATCGAAGTCACCTCCTATCTCGAACCTGTCATTACCTCCGACGATACCGACAATGCGCATCCGGCATTCGCCCGGATGTTCGTCAAGACCGAGATCGGCAAGCGCGGCGACGTCATCCGCGCAGAACGCAACAAGCGCGATCCGAACGAGCCGAACATCAGCATTGCCCATCTGATCGTCGACAATGCCGGCGACACCCGCCATACGGAATTCGAGACCGACCGGCGCAAGTTCATCGGTCGCGGCCGCAGTCTTGCCGATGCGGCGGCCTTCGATCCGGGTGCAACACTTTCCGGCAGCGACGGCTTCATGCTCGATCCCGTCATGTCGCTGCGCCGCACCGTCCGTGTGCCGGCCGGCAAGAAGGTCAGCGTGATCTTCTGGACCATCGCGGCCCCAAGCCGCGACGAAGTCGACAAGGCGGTCAATCGCTATCGTCATCCCGACGCCTTCAACCACGAGCTCGTCCAGGCCTGGACGCGCACCCAGGTGCAGATGCGCCATGTCGGCGTCACCTCGCAGCAGGCAGCGGCCTTCCAGCATCTCGGACGTTACCTCGTCTATCCCGACATGCAGCTGCGCAAGGACGAGGCGACCGTCGAGGCCGGCCTGCAGTCGCAATCGGCGCTTTGGCCGCTGGCGATATCAGGCGACTTCCCGATCTTCACGCTGCGCATCAACGACGACATGGATCTCGAAATCGCCCGTGAGGCGCTGCTGGCGCAAGAATATCTGCGCTCGCGCGGCGTCACCGCCGATCTCGTCATCATGAACGAACGCGCATCTTCCTATGCGCAGGACATGCAGCATGCGCTCGACGCCATGTGCGAAAACGTGCGCCGCATGGGCCAGGCCGACGGGTTGCGCCAGCATATCTTTGCGGTTCGCAAGGACCTGATGGAGGAGAGTACCTATCACGCGCTGATCGCGGCTTCCCGCGTCACGCTGCATACGAAGAACGGCAAGGTGGTCGACCAGATCAACCGCGCCGTGGCACTGTTTGCACCCTCCAAGGAGGAGCTGCAGGAGATGGAACGGGCCGAGCGCAACAAGCCCCCCGTCAAGCGGGTCGCGCCGGTGCCGCCGCCCGTCGTGCCGGCCGTCGTCATCGAGGAAGAAGGCGATCTCGACTTCTGGAACGGGATCGGCGGCTTTGCCCGCGACGGGCGCGAATATGTCGTTCGCCTGCCCGGAGGTCACGCGACGCCGCAGCCCTGGATCAATGTCATCTCCAATGACAGTTTCGGCTTCCACGTGTCGGCCGAGGGCTCCGGCTTTACCTGGAGCGCCAATTCGCGCGACTATCAGCTGAGTTCCTGGTCGAACGATGCGGTGATCAACCGTTCCGGCGAGGCCTTCTATCTCGTCGATCTCGACAGCGGTGCCGTCATGACGCCGTTTGCAGCGCTTTCCCGCCGGCCGGACATCCGTTTCGAAGCCCGCCACGGGCTCGGCTATTCGGTTTTCTCCAGCGTTCAGCACGATATCGCCCTGGAACTGACGCAGACGGTCGACCGCGAAAGGCCGGTGAAACTGCAGCGCCTGCGCCTGCGCAACACCGGTTCGACCAGCCGCAAACTGCGTCTCTATGGTTATGTCGAATGGATCCTCGGCAGCAATCCGGGACGCACGGCGCCTTTCATCCTGTCGAAGCATGATGAGGAGACCGGGGCGCTGTTTGCCACCAATCCCTACAGCATCGATTTTTCCAACCGCACCGCCTTCTTCGCGGCGAGCGAGACGCTTTCGAGCTTCTCGGCAAGTCGGCGCGAATTCGTCGGCAAGGCAGGAACGATCCAGGCGCCGCAGGCCGTCACCTCGGCCGCCTCGCTTTCCGCCACGACAGACCTGGACGGTGATCCGGCCGCGGCGCTTGCGATCGACGTCGAGCTCGGTGCCGGCGAGGAACGCGACTTCACCTTCTTCCTCGGCGATACGCCGACGGAGGAAGAAGCGCGTGGTGTCATCGCCGATATCCGCAAGGCTTCGTTCGACGATGCCGTCGAGGCGAACCGCGCCTTCTGGCGGGATTTTACCGGCAGGCTGCAGATATCGACGCCGGATCGCGGGATGAACAATCTCGTCAACACCTGGCTGCCCTATCAGAGCCTCGGCTGCCGCATCATGGCCCGCACCGCCTTCTATCAGGCAAGCGGCGCCTTCGGCTTCCGCGACCAGTTGCAGGACACGCTGGCCTTCGTGCTGCACGAACCCTCGCTTGCCCGCCGGCAGATCCTGAATGCCGCTTCGCGTCAATTCCGCGAAGGCGACGTGCAGCATTGGTGGCTGCCGGGAACGGGTGCAGGCGTGCGCACGCTGATCTCGGACGACGTCGTCTGGCTGAGTTATGCGATCCATCACTATTGCACCGTCACCGGCGACAAGAGCGTGCTCGACGAGGAGATCGCCTTCCTGGAAGGGCCGGCACTGCTCGAGGGCCAGCACGACTCCTTCTACAAGCCGGAGATTTCCGAGGACAAGGCGAGCGTTTACGAACATGCGGCGCTGGCACTCGATCTCGCCATCGCCCGCAAGGGAACAAACGGCCTGCCGCTATTCCTCGGCGGTGACTGGAACGACGGCATGAACCGCGTCGGCATCGGCGGGCGCGGCACCAGCGTCTGGCTCGGCTGGTTCCTGGCGGGTGCCTTGCGCTCCTTCATTCCCTATGCCGAAGAGCGCGGCGACACCGCCCGTGCGGAACGCTGGTCGGCGCATCTCACGGAGCTGAAGAAGGCGCTCGAAACTGCGGCCTGGGATGGCGGCTATTATCGCCGCGGCACGTTCGACGACGGTGCGCTGCTCGGCTCCCGGGAAAGCCCCGAATGCCGGATCGATTCGATTGCGCAGTCCTGGAGCGTGCTGTCGGGCGAGGGCGATCCGGCCCGCGCCGTCACGGCGATGGAGGCCGTGCTCGACCAGCTGGTCGACGAGGATGCCCGCATCATCCGGTTGTTCACGCCGCCTTTCGTCAATTCCGCCAGAGATCCCGGCTATATCAAGGCCTACCCGCCGGGTGTGCGCGAAAACGGCGGGCAATATACCCATGCCTCGACCTGGGTGGTGATGGCGCTGGCGGAGCTGAAGCGGGGCGACGACGCCTTCCGCTGCTTCCAGATCCTCAACCCGATCACCCATGCGCTCGACAAGGCTTCGGCGGAGCAATACCGCGTCGAACCCTATGTCGTGGCGGCCGACGTCTACGGCCATGAGCCTTATACGGCGCGCGGCGGCTGGACCTGGTATACCGGCTCTGCCGGCTGGCTCTACCGCGCCGCCGTCGAGGGCATCCTCGGCATCCGGCTGAAGGGCGGCCGGCTCTACGTGCGCCCGTCGCTCCCTTCGGAATGGGACGGTTTTGCGGCAGAGGTGGAGCAAGGGGGCGGCAAATACCGCATTTCGGTCTCAAAAGCGTCCAATGACAGCGGCTACACTCTGTCTATCAATGGTTGCGAAGTCACCGATCCCGAAGAGGGATATCCGCTCGGATAA
- a CDS encoding OpgC family protein has protein sequence MASTPTEAIVAGRSSLSAAAPTRDTRLDVLRGVALIMIFINHVPGQIFEYATTKNFGFSDAAEAFVLISGIAVGLAYGSGFRPGNRLKMAIKAIKRAFTLYLAHMITTFMTLALFISGAWLFHRPGLLVEINILAVLMNLKEGIPALLLLGHQIGYNNILPMYGALMLMVPVILLLNARSPLLALGVSGTVWLLAGIYQVAPHNMLIESYWFLNPLSWQFLFTIGIVSMLHIKRGGTIPRHPLLLAAAAAYVALSFIWVTGHLWALGNSLAALGLPTVITGFDKTFLSLPRLLHVLALTYLVISIPAFSRILRRPAHHPLTILGRHSLNIFVAGTILAMIGQVVLYITNKDPLVGPLFVIAGVATQFAYAYYLERKRQQGKVKTKLVTKPATMAIPVRIGTANTYRRNDRK, from the coding sequence ATGGCAAGCACGCCGACCGAAGCCATCGTCGCTGGGCGCAGTTCCCTATCCGCAGCTGCGCCAACACGTGACACGAGGCTCGACGTGTTGCGCGGCGTGGCGCTGATCATGATCTTCATCAATCATGTTCCCGGGCAGATTTTCGAATATGCGACGACGAAGAATTTCGGTTTTTCCGACGCTGCCGAGGCCTTCGTGCTGATCTCCGGCATTGCCGTCGGCCTGGCCTATGGTTCCGGGTTCCGGCCGGGCAACCGGCTCAAGATGGCGATCAAGGCAATAAAACGCGCCTTCACGCTCTACCTCGCCCACATGATCACCACCTTCATGACGCTGGCGCTGTTCATCTCGGGCGCCTGGCTGTTTCACCGGCCGGGCTTGCTGGTCGAAATCAACATCCTCGCGGTGCTGATGAACCTGAAGGAAGGCATTCCGGCGCTGCTGCTGCTCGGTCACCAGATCGGTTACAACAATATCCTGCCGATGTACGGCGCGTTGATGCTGATGGTGCCGGTCATCCTGCTTCTGAATGCGCGCAGCCCGTTGCTGGCGCTTGGCGTTTCCGGCACGGTCTGGCTGCTTGCGGGCATCTACCAGGTGGCGCCGCACAACATGCTGATCGAGAGCTACTGGTTCCTCAATCCGCTGTCCTGGCAGTTCCTGTTTACGATCGGCATCGTTTCGATGCTGCATATCAAGCGCGGCGGCACAATCCCGCGGCATCCGCTGCTGCTTGCGGCTGCGGCCGCTTACGTCGCGCTGTCTTTTATCTGGGTGACCGGCCATCTGTGGGCCCTCGGAAATTCGCTGGCCGCGCTTGGCCTGCCGACCGTCATCACCGGTTTCGACAAGACCTTCCTGTCGCTGCCGCGTCTGTTGCATGTGCTGGCGCTGACCTATCTCGTCATCAGCATTCCGGCGTTCTCGCGCATTCTGCGCCGTCCTGCGCACCATCCGCTGACGATCCTCGGCCGCCATTCGCTGAACATCTTCGTCGCCGGCACAATCCTCGCCATGATCGGCCAGGTGGTGCTCTATATCACCAACAAGGATCCGCTGGTCGGTCCGCTCTTCGTGATTGCAGGTGTCGCGACACAATTCGCCTATGCTTATTATCTCGAGCGCAAGCGCCAGCAGGGCAAGGTTAAGACGAAACTGGTCACGAAGCCCGCCACCATGGCGATTCCCGTCCGTATCGGCACGGCAAATACCTATCGCCGCAACGATCGGAAATAG